A stretch of the Vulcanisaeta souniana JCM 11219 genome encodes the following:
- a CDS encoding 4Fe-4S binding protein, which produces MSVAERIRGSLLSKPAEGAGGRTGTWRVYRPIVNYSKCTKCGICWLYCPENVIDWLEDKSVRINYDYCKGCGICADVCPVKAIDMVKEGVV; this is translated from the coding sequence ATGAGCGTTGCCGAGAGAATAAGGGGTTCCCTCTTGTCAAAACCTGCGGAAGGAGCTGGCGGTAGGACAGGTACCTGGAGGGTATACAGGCCAATCGTTAATTACTCCAAGTGCACGAAGTGCGGTATTTGCTGGCTTTACTGTCCCGAGAACGTCATTGATTGGCTTGAGGACAAGAGCGTTAGGATTAACTATGATTATTGCAAGGGCTGTGGAATCTGTGCTGATGTTTGTCCGGTTAAGGCAATAGACATGGTAAAGGAGGGGGTGGTGTGA
- a CDS encoding YkgJ family cysteine cluster protein, whose product MVKIRVRLGTVFDDTEFFEVKMNCTKCGRCCLNTEMELLPEDIERITGLGYRVRDFAVFDGEIWRLRNVDGHCVFLNPQTMECTIYENRPIGCRLYPLVYDDIEGPYIDRECPAWNTVKQSELDRLGRFLALFLARSRQTNQWVRIRYGFRH is encoded by the coding sequence ATGGTTAAGATACGTGTTAGGCTTGGCACGGTATTTGATGATACAGAGTTCTTTGAGGTTAAAATGAATTGTACCAAGTGCGGTAGGTGCTGTTTAAATACGGAAATGGAGCTTTTACCTGAGGATATAGAGAGGATAACGGGGCTTGGTTATAGGGTTAGGGACTTTGCGGTATTTGATGGTGAGATATGGAGATTGAGGAATGTGGATGGTCATTGCGTATTTCTTAACCCACAGACCATGGAGTGCACTATATATGAGAATAGACCGATTGGCTGTAGGTTATACCCGTTGGTGTATGATGATATTGAGGGTCCATATATTGATAGGGAATGCCCTGCATGGAACACCGTAAAGCAAAGCGAGTTAGATAGATTGGGGAGGTTCTTGGCATTGTTCCTAGCGAGGTCGAGACAGACTAATCAGTGGGTCAGGATTAGGTATGGTTTTCGTCATTAA
- a CDS encoding 2-oxoacid:acceptor oxidoreductase family protein: MAGVTEFVILGRGGQGGVTAARILVSAALKDGKWGQAIPEFGAERRGAVVKSYARIADKPVPLHSNVKKADVLIVLISNVLDLVNIDELMKSRDSIIIVNSPSPIKTGYRTYYVDATSISEKLGLIIAGWHIVSTPLLGAVARVTGVVSLESIINSLPEFVGRENLVKLNAEAVKLGYESVRGGEK, from the coding sequence ATGGCTGGTGTAACTGAATTCGTGATCCTAGGCAGAGGGGGGCAGGGTGGAGTCACCGCCGCCAGGATCCTAGTGTCTGCGGCTCTTAAGGATGGCAAGTGGGGCCAGGCAATTCCTGAGTTTGGCGCTGAACGTAGGGGTGCTGTTGTTAAGTCATACGCTAGAATTGCGGATAAGCCGGTGCCTCTCCACAGTAATGTAAAGAAGGCCGACGTTCTCATTGTACTGATATCCAATGTTCTTGACTTAGTCAATATCGATGAATTAATGAAGAGCAGAGATTCAATAATCATTGTTAACTCTCCATCCCCAATAAAGACGGGCTATAGGACTTACTATGTCGATGCAACGTCAATAAGTGAGAAGCTGGGTCTCATTATTGCTGGATGGCACATAGTGAGCACACCATTGCTCGGCGCAGTCGCCAGGGTCACTGGCGTGGTTAGTCTTGAATCCATTATTAATTCACTGCCTGAGTTCGTTGGTAGGGAGAACCTTGTTAAGTTAAATGCCGAGGCCGTTAAGCTAGGTTATGAATCCGTCAGGGGTGGTGAAAAATGA